One window from the genome of Lentibacillus daqui encodes:
- the cax gene encoding calcium/proton exchanger, giving the protein MVNIIFIVMVVIGLPVSVIGSMLDWPTIFMFVVYCLTIIALAGFIGRATDSLTIVMGSRIGGLLNATFGNAVELIISIFSLKAGLVGIVLASLTGSVLGNLLFVAGLSFFVGGLRYKRQKFNIYHAQHNAGLLIFAVLVAFVIPEVFSYGMNDRHTMIFSIGISIILIILYAATLVFKLVTHRGVYASKKEKAENQAEEEPEWGKGKSVIVLALSTIAVAYVSEKLVDTFHLVGETFGWSELFIGVIIVAIVGNAAEHASAVIMAYKDKMDVAMEIAVGSTLQIAMFVVPVLVLISLFFSNPMSLVFSWAELVSMAMAVLLMAMISVDGDSNWFDGMVLLAAYVIMGVGFYFL; this is encoded by the coding sequence ATGGTGAATATTATTTTCATCGTTATGGTGGTCATTGGCTTACCAGTTTCTGTTATTGGTTCAATGCTTGATTGGCCCACCATATTTATGTTTGTTGTTTATTGTTTAACCATTATTGCTTTGGCAGGTTTTATTGGCCGGGCAACCGATAGCCTGACAATAGTAATGGGTTCAAGAATTGGCGGGCTATTGAATGCAACGTTTGGGAATGCGGTTGAGTTGATTATTTCAATTTTTTCCCTGAAGGCTGGGCTTGTCGGGATTGTATTGGCTTCATTAACTGGCTCGGTGCTGGGAAATTTATTGTTTGTTGCTGGCTTGTCTTTTTTTGTTGGCGGATTAAGGTATAAACGTCAGAAGTTCAATATATATCATGCGCAACATAATGCGGGACTATTGATTTTTGCCGTACTTGTTGCCTTTGTGATTCCGGAAGTGTTTTCATATGGGATGAATGACCGTCATACGATGATTTTTAGTATCGGGATCTCCATCATTTTAATCATTTTGTACGCTGCAACATTAGTATTTAAATTGGTCACGCATCGCGGGGTATATGCAAGTAAAAAGGAAAAAGCGGAAAATCAAGCGGAGGAAGAACCGGAATGGGGTAAAGGCAAGTCGGTTATTGTGTTAGCCCTATCAACGATCGCAGTTGCCTATGTTTCGGAAAAACTCGTCGATACGTTTCATTTAGTCGGTGAAACATTTGGCTGGTCAGAACTGTTTATTGGGGTCATTATTGTTGCCATTGTCGGTAATGCAGCGGAACACGCATCGGCAGTTATTATGGCATATAAAGATAAAATGGATGTGGCGATGGAAATTGCGGTAGGATCAACCTTGCAAATTGCGATGTTCGTTGTACCAGTACTTGTGCTAATATCGCTCTTTTTTTCCAATCCGATGTCTTTGGTGTTTTCGTGGGCTGAATTAGTCAGTATGGCCATGGCTGTGTTATTGA